A window of the Cystobacter fuscus genome harbors these coding sequences:
- a CDS encoding sugar ABC transporter permease has translation MFSRRDGIPHWPLHVLLVLFTLFALYPILWVITIAFSGRQSLAITTLPESPTALERVRAIIPWPETWSASNFTSVMTEQPFGHWLFNSAVIALGTTVVGVFLACTAAYAFSRFKFVGQRTGMMAFLVSQMFPGTLMLIPLYIILVQWLGLGSSRLGLMIVYATTSIPFSVWMLKGYFDTIPKDLEEAALMEGASVGKIFWTIILPLAKPAVAVTALFSFMTAWNEFILAATFMDQEAMYTAPVGLRFFVGGYSQQWGYFAAGSIIVSIPVVFLFLFLQKYLVSGLTAGSVKG, from the coding sequence ATGTTCTCGCGTCGCGACGGAATCCCGCACTGGCCGCTGCACGTGCTGCTGGTGCTCTTCACCCTCTTCGCGCTCTATCCCATCCTCTGGGTCATCACGATCGCGTTCTCCGGGCGGCAGAGCCTCGCCATCACCACGCTGCCCGAATCGCCCACCGCGCTCGAGCGCGTGCGTGCCATCATCCCGTGGCCCGAGACGTGGTCGGCCTCCAACTTCACCTCGGTGATGACCGAGCAGCCCTTCGGCCACTGGCTGTTCAACAGCGCCGTCATCGCGCTGGGCACCACCGTGGTGGGCGTGTTCCTCGCGTGCACCGCGGCCTACGCCTTCAGCCGCTTCAAGTTCGTGGGGCAGCGCACCGGCATGATGGCCTTCCTCGTGTCCCAGATGTTCCCGGGCACGCTCATGCTGATTCCCCTCTACATCATCCTGGTGCAGTGGCTGGGGCTGGGCAGCTCGCGCCTGGGCCTGATGATCGTCTACGCCACCACGTCCATTCCCTTCAGCGTGTGGATGCTCAAGGGCTACTTCGACACCATCCCCAAGGATCTGGAAGAGGCGGCGCTCATGGAGGGCGCCTCGGTGGGGAAGATCTTCTGGACCATCATCCTGCCGCTGGCCAAGCCCGCGGTGGCGGTGACGGCGCTCTTCTCGTTCATGACGGCGTGGAACGAGTTCATCCTCGCGGCCACCTTCATGGACCAGGAGGCCATGTACACGGCGCCCGTGGGCCTGCGCTTCTTCGTGGGCGGCTACTCGCAGCAGTGGGGCTACTTCGCCGCGGGCTCCATCATCGTGTCCATCCCCGTCGTCTTCCTGTTCCTCTTCCTGCAGAAGTACCTCGTGTCCGGGCTCACCGCTGGCAGCGTCAAGGGCTAG
- the larB gene encoding nickel pincer cofactor biosynthesis protein LarB produces MDEKTLTRLLEQVKGGKVSVDAAVGQLKDLPFAELGYATLDTHRSLRFGFPEVVLGEPKTVEQLLGIVAKLVERKQTVLVTRLQPDKAEALLAAHPKGEYHAVARIFHLKQGKPKAGRVAVVTAGTSDIPVAEEAVLTAQAMGATVTRVYDVGVAGIHRLLRRREEIQSAHAAVVVAGMEGALASAVGGLVGIPVVAVPTSVGYGANFGGVSALLAMVNSCASNVATMNIDNGFGGGFYAALISRTRGQR; encoded by the coding sequence ATGGATGAGAAGACGCTCACCCGACTGCTCGAGCAGGTGAAGGGCGGCAAGGTCTCCGTGGACGCCGCCGTGGGGCAGCTCAAGGACCTGCCCTTCGCCGAGCTGGGCTATGCGACGCTGGACACCCACCGCAGCCTGCGCTTCGGCTTTCCCGAGGTGGTGTTGGGCGAGCCGAAGACGGTGGAGCAGTTGCTCGGCATCGTGGCGAAGCTGGTGGAACGCAAGCAGACGGTGCTGGTGACGCGGCTGCAGCCGGACAAGGCCGAGGCGCTCCTGGCCGCCCATCCCAAGGGCGAGTACCACGCGGTGGCGCGCATCTTCCACCTGAAGCAGGGCAAGCCCAAGGCGGGCCGGGTGGCGGTGGTGACGGCGGGGACGAGCGACATTCCCGTCGCCGAGGAGGCGGTGCTCACCGCTCAGGCCATGGGGGCCACGGTGACGCGCGTTTACGACGTGGGCGTGGCGGGCATCCACCGGCTCTTGCGTCGGCGCGAGGAGATCCAATCCGCGCACGCGGCGGTGGTGGTGGCGGGCATGGAGGGAGCGTTGGCGAGCGCGGTGGGAGGGCTCGTGGGCATCCCCGTGGTGGCGGTGCCGACGTCGGTGGGGTACGGGGCCAACTTCGGTGGGGTGTCCGCGCTGCTGGCGATGGTGAACTCGTGCGCCTCGAACGTGGCGACGATGAACATCGACAATGGCTTCGGGGGCGGCTTCTACGCGGCGCTCATCTCGCGCACGCGCGGGCAGCGCTGA
- a CDS encoding glucodextranase DOMON-like domain-containing protein — MKTSRLACFTLTAALLGAPALAADKVSFKDPTGDDNGPGTYKYPTDPVYKRGSFDLTDFSLAKKGDKLDVSLGFNTTLEDPWKTGSGFSVQMAFIFIDTDGKEGSGSTESLPGLNVKFAPEFAWDKVIVISPQGASRVKAEVGSKAGAVKDNVLVPDRVKGSGRKITATVNAPGLQGEPSQWRYQVLIQSNEGFPAGNDLMTRKVNEYEGQHRFGGGNDGECDPHVVDMLAGAGKGDASEVKAQHEALAFECGEEGVVKKQATLTMVGGEAAPAEKK; from the coding sequence ATGAAGACGTCCCGACTCGCGTGCTTCACGCTCACCGCGGCGCTGCTGGGCGCGCCCGCCCTGGCCGCCGACAAGGTGTCCTTCAAGGACCCCACCGGAGATGACAACGGCCCGGGCACCTACAAGTACCCGACCGACCCCGTCTACAAGCGCGGCTCGTTCGACCTGACCGACTTCTCCCTGGCGAAGAAGGGCGACAAGCTCGACGTCTCCCTGGGCTTCAACACCACCCTGGAGGACCCCTGGAAGACGGGCAGTGGCTTCTCCGTGCAGATGGCCTTCATCTTCATCGACACGGACGGCAAGGAGGGCAGCGGCTCCACCGAGTCCCTCCCCGGGCTCAACGTGAAGTTCGCCCCCGAGTTCGCCTGGGACAAGGTCATCGTCATCTCGCCGCAGGGCGCCTCGCGCGTGAAGGCCGAGGTCGGCTCCAAGGCCGGCGCCGTGAAGGACAACGTCCTCGTCCCGGATCGCGTCAAGGGCTCGGGCCGGAAGATCACCGCCACCGTCAACGCGCCGGGCCTCCAGGGCGAGCCCTCGCAGTGGCGCTACCAGGTGCTCATCCAGTCCAACGAGGGCTTCCCCGCGGGCAATGATCTGATGACCCGCAAGGTGAACGAGTACGAGGGCCAGCACCGCTTCGGCGGTGGCAACGACGGCGAGTGCGATCCGCACGTCGTGGACATGCTCGCGGGCGCGGGCAAGGGCGATGCCTCCGAGGTGAAGGCCCAGCACGAGGCGCTCGCCTTCGAGTGCGGCGAGGAGGGCGTGGTGAAGAAGCAGGCCACGCTCACCATGGTGGGCGGTGAGGCGGCTCCGGCGGAGAAGAAGTAG
- the pulA gene encoding pullulanase-type alpha-1,6-glucosidase, with the protein MTPASPPLGRIRARTLLCALSLLSAGAASAQPASVTLVGSTPLCAPDDTACTSSRLEQDPTDLIWTKSFALPAGPTTFRAAVDEAGTVSTYGQKGEKDGPEYSLTSGQPESVKFYYDPESHWVTHNKSVIATIAGSFQSELGCPGDWAPDCLRSWLKDVDGDGTYTFTTTAISAGSYACKVAINESWNENYGANGAPGGADIGFSVPSSGMPVVFTYNPTSHVLSIDVVGAPKGDIERARAYWVSGELLAWNATGTDPLPQGATFRLHHDPTGAMTLGATGISGGSVLPLSIEPAGLPPHIAEKYPHLKGLTVLRIADTDLIQVKDILKGQMALSLTDAGGNVVNATGVQLPLALDALYANDEALGVSWSGNTPTFKLWAPTARNVALLLYSNSKPESVGTRVAMSLDAATGIWSAKVDGSWRNRFYLYEVEVYVPSQKQVVKSLVTDPYSLSLSLNSKRSQVVNLADPALAPAGWNSLQKPALDAPEDIVLYELHVRDFSIHDLTVPEPRRGTFLAFTEAESNGMKHLRGLARKGLTHVHLLPVFDIATIEEDRSKQQTPAGNLAALPPDSEEQQKAVVAVKDTDGFNWGYDPFHYTVPEGSYAVNPDGNSRIVEFRQMVKALSDSGLRVVMDVVYNHVNGSGLSDTSVLDKVVPGYYQRLNADGNVETSTCCQNTASEHAMFEKLMVDSLVTWAKFYKVDGFRFDLMGHHMKSNMLKVQERLRALTVEKDGVDGSKLYLYGEGWDFGEVQGNARGINATQLNMTGTGIGTFSDRLRDAARGGGPFSGLKEQGFISGLWYDPNASTSGTPEEQRQRLLHHMDQIRVGLAGNLRDYTLVNKEGNTVKGSEVDYNGQPAGYTSDPQEVITYVSAHDNETLFDAVQFKAPASADLDTRVRMHNMGLSLVALGQGIPFFHAGDELLRSKSLDRDSYNSGDWFNALDFTYTSNNWGVGLPPEEKNKDNWPAMKELLGNPALKATPEHIRRAHEHFGEMLSIRKSAALFRLRTAQQVQEHVGFLNTGPSQVPGLIVMKLQDSAATDGVTDVVVFFNANDEQQSFQIPEYANREMVLHPVQQGSSDPVVRGASFQSGSFTVPGRSTVVFVNPGQQVPPEGSDGCGGCAGTGGGAMGGLALLAGGLLRKRRRAS; encoded by the coding sequence ATGACCCCTGCTTCTCCACCCCTCGGAAGAATCCGGGCGCGGACCCTGCTCTGTGCCCTGTCCCTGCTCTCGGCTGGAGCCGCCTCGGCGCAGCCCGCGAGCGTCACGCTCGTCGGCTCCACGCCGTTGTGCGCTCCGGACGACACGGCCTGCACCTCGTCCCGCCTGGAGCAGGACCCGACCGACCTCATCTGGACGAAGTCGTTCGCGCTGCCCGCGGGCCCCACCACCTTCCGCGCGGCCGTGGACGAGGCGGGCACGGTGTCCACCTATGGGCAGAAGGGCGAGAAGGATGGCCCCGAGTACTCGCTGACGTCTGGCCAGCCGGAGAGCGTCAAGTTCTACTACGACCCGGAGAGCCATTGGGTCACCCACAACAAGTCCGTCATCGCCACCATCGCGGGCAGCTTCCAGAGCGAGCTGGGCTGTCCGGGTGACTGGGCGCCGGACTGTCTGCGCTCGTGGCTGAAGGACGTGGATGGAGATGGCACCTACACGTTCACGACGACGGCGATTTCCGCGGGCAGCTATGCGTGCAAGGTCGCCATCAACGAGAGCTGGAATGAGAACTATGGGGCGAATGGTGCGCCGGGTGGCGCTGACATCGGCTTCTCCGTGCCCTCCTCGGGGATGCCCGTGGTCTTCACCTACAACCCCACGAGCCACGTCTTGAGCATCGATGTGGTTGGCGCGCCCAAGGGGGACATCGAGCGGGCCCGGGCCTACTGGGTGTCCGGAGAGCTGCTGGCCTGGAACGCCACGGGCACGGACCCGCTGCCCCAGGGGGCCACCTTCCGGCTGCACCACGATCCCACGGGCGCGATGACGCTCGGGGCGACGGGCATCTCGGGGGGCAGCGTGCTGCCGCTGTCGATCGAGCCGGCGGGGCTGCCTCCGCACATCGCCGAGAAGTACCCGCACCTCAAGGGCCTGACGGTGCTGCGCATCGCCGACACGGACCTCATCCAGGTCAAGGACATCCTCAAGGGGCAGATGGCGCTGTCGCTCACGGACGCCGGGGGCAACGTGGTGAACGCCACCGGCGTGCAACTGCCGCTCGCGCTGGACGCGCTGTACGCCAACGACGAGGCCCTGGGTGTCTCCTGGTCGGGCAACACCCCCACCTTCAAGCTCTGGGCGCCCACGGCACGCAACGTGGCGCTGCTGCTCTACAGCAACTCCAAGCCGGAGTCGGTGGGCACGCGCGTGGCCATGTCGCTCGATGCCGCCACGGGCATCTGGAGCGCGAAGGTCGATGGGAGCTGGCGCAACAGGTTCTACCTCTACGAGGTGGAGGTGTACGTCCCCTCCCAGAAGCAGGTCGTGAAGAGCCTGGTCACCGACCCCTACTCGCTGAGCCTGTCTCTCAACAGCAAGCGCAGCCAGGTGGTGAACCTGGCGGATCCGGCGCTCGCGCCCGCGGGCTGGAACTCGCTCCAGAAGCCCGCGCTCGACGCGCCCGAGGACATCGTCCTCTACGAACTGCACGTGCGCGACTTCAGCATCCACGACCTGACGGTGCCCGAGCCGAGGCGCGGCACCTTCCTGGCCTTCACCGAGGCGGAGTCCAACGGCATGAAGCACCTGCGGGGCCTCGCGCGGAAGGGCCTGACGCACGTGCACCTGCTGCCGGTGTTCGACATCGCCACCATCGAGGAGGACCGCTCCAAGCAGCAGACGCCCGCGGGCAACCTCGCCGCCCTGCCTCCGGACTCCGAGGAGCAGCAGAAAGCGGTGGTGGCGGTGAAGGACACGGACGGCTTCAACTGGGGCTACGATCCGTTCCACTACACCGTGCCCGAGGGCAGCTACGCGGTGAACCCGGATGGCAACTCGCGCATCGTCGAGTTCCGCCAGATGGTGAAGGCGCTGTCGGACAGCGGCCTGCGCGTGGTGATGGACGTGGTCTACAACCACGTCAACGGCTCGGGGCTGTCGGACACGTCGGTGCTCGACAAGGTGGTGCCCGGCTACTACCAGCGGCTCAACGCGGACGGCAACGTCGAGACGAGCACCTGCTGCCAGAACACCGCCTCCGAGCACGCCATGTTCGAGAAGCTCATGGTGGACTCGCTCGTCACCTGGGCGAAGTTCTACAAGGTGGATGGCTTCCGCTTCGACCTGATGGGCCACCACATGAAGTCCAACATGCTCAAGGTCCAGGAGCGGCTGCGCGCGCTCACCGTGGAGAAGGACGGTGTGGACGGCTCGAAGCTCTACCTCTACGGCGAGGGCTGGGACTTCGGCGAGGTGCAGGGCAACGCGCGGGGCATCAACGCCACGCAGCTCAACATGACGGGCACGGGCATTGGCACCTTCAGTGACCGGCTGCGCGACGCGGCGCGCGGCGGAGGCCCGTTCAGTGGCCTGAAGGAGCAGGGCTTCATCAGCGGCCTCTGGTACGACCCCAACGCGTCCACCTCCGGGACGCCCGAGGAGCAGCGCCAGCGGCTACTGCACCACATGGATCAGATCCGCGTGGGCCTGGCGGGCAACCTGCGTGACTACACGCTCGTCAACAAGGAGGGCAACACGGTGAAGGGCTCGGAGGTGGACTACAACGGCCAGCCCGCCGGCTACACGTCCGATCCCCAGGAGGTCATCACCTACGTCTCGGCGCACGACAACGAGACGCTGTTCGACGCCGTCCAGTTCAAGGCGCCCGCCTCGGCCGACCTGGACACCCGGGTGCGCATGCACAACATGGGCTTGAGCCTGGTGGCGCTCGGCCAGGGCATTCCCTTCTTCCACGCGGGCGACGAGCTGCTGCGCTCCAAGTCGCTCGACCGCGACAGCTACAACTCGGGAGACTGGTTCAACGCGCTCGACTTCACCTACACGTCGAACAACTGGGGCGTGGGCCTGCCCCCCGAGGAGAAGAACAAGGACAACTGGCCCGCCATGAAGGAGCTGCTGGGCAACCCGGCGCTCAAGGCCACGCCGGAGCACATCCGCCGCGCGCACGAGCACTTCGGCGAGATGCTGAGCATCCGCAAGAGCGCGGCCCTGTTCCGCCTGCGCACCGCCCAGCAGGTCCAGGAGCACGTGGGCTTCCTGAACACGGGCCCCTCGCAGGTGCCGGGCCTCATCGTCATGAAGCTCCAGGACAGTGCGGCCACCGACGGGGTGACCGACGTGGTGGTGTTCTTCAACGCCAACGACGAGCAGCAGAGCTTCCAGATCCCCGAGTACGCCAACCGCGAGATGGTGCTGCACCCCGTGCAGCAGGGCTCGTCGGATCCGGTGGTGCGCGGCGCGTCGTTCCAGTCGGGCTCCTTCACCGTGCCGGGGCGCAGCACGGTGGTGTTCGTGAACCCGGGGCAGCAGGTTCCCCCCGAGGGATCGGACGGCTGCGGCGGCTGCGCGGGGACCGGCGGCGGGGCCATGGGCGGTCTGGCCCTGCTGGCGGGTGGCCTGTTGCGCAAGCGGCGCCGTGCATCGTGA
- a CDS encoding alpha-amylase family glycosyl hydrolase: MPRASRLLPLLAVTSCVTGPSNPNEPPPARVELAAPASDAWYSHAVFYELFVRSFQDSNGDGKGDLPGLISRLDYLNDGDPSTTTDLGVDALWLMPVFASPSYHGYDVTDYERINPDYGTNEDFERLCAEAHRRGMRVIVDLVINHSSSQHPWFIDSASSPGSARRDWYQWSDKDLGWKQPWDIFASGSTWHALNGSYYYGVFWGGMPDLNLRTPAVREEVKRLASFWLAKGVDGFRLDAARYLIETGGGLTGQADTAETHAFWKEFAEHVRSVKSDAVLVGEAWTTTPLIATYYGSTARLPQGDELPLNFNFPLSEALLEAARSGNGNGIALKLSEMSGRYPAGVADAPFLTNHDNIRVATQLAGQPGPLVTAASVMLTLPGSPFLYYGEELGLANGPTTKDEDKRTPMSWDSSAAGGFTTGSPWFALSPGHERTNVATQTNEPGSLLSRYRALIRARHASPALERGGLLLLTSTRGRTPTLAFLRTLGGERVLVVHNLGDSSETTGPFELEAESLEPLFTDAAVGSPARSGTAWSLTLPGRATGIWRLR, encoded by the coding sequence ATGCCCCGCGCCTCGCGTCTGTTGCCCCTGCTCGCCGTGACATCCTGCGTCACGGGTCCCTCGAATCCGAACGAACCGCCGCCCGCTCGGGTGGAGCTCGCCGCGCCCGCGAGTGACGCCTGGTACTCGCACGCGGTCTTCTACGAGCTGTTCGTGCGCAGCTTCCAGGACTCCAACGGAGACGGAAAGGGAGACCTGCCCGGCCTCATCTCCCGGTTGGACTACCTCAACGATGGAGACCCGAGCACCACGACGGACCTCGGCGTGGACGCGCTGTGGCTCATGCCCGTGTTCGCCTCGCCGAGCTACCACGGCTACGACGTGACGGACTACGAGCGCATCAACCCGGACTACGGCACCAACGAGGACTTCGAGCGCCTGTGCGCCGAGGCCCACCGCCGGGGCATGCGCGTCATCGTGGACCTGGTCATCAACCACAGCAGCTCGCAGCACCCGTGGTTCATCGACTCCGCGTCCTCGCCCGGCTCGGCCCGGCGCGACTGGTACCAGTGGAGCGACAAGGACCTGGGTTGGAAGCAGCCCTGGGACATCTTCGCCAGCGGCTCCACCTGGCACGCGCTCAATGGCTCCTACTACTACGGTGTCTTCTGGGGCGGCATGCCGGACCTCAACCTGCGCACGCCCGCGGTGCGCGAGGAAGTCAAACGCCTCGCCTCCTTCTGGCTGGCCAAGGGCGTGGATGGCTTCCGGCTGGACGCGGCGCGCTACCTGATTGAAACGGGCGGCGGGCTCACCGGCCAGGCCGACACCGCCGAGACGCACGCCTTCTGGAAGGAGTTCGCCGAGCACGTGCGGAGCGTGAAGTCCGACGCGGTGCTCGTGGGCGAGGCCTGGACCACCACGCCCCTCATCGCCACCTACTACGGCTCCACGGCGCGACTGCCCCAGGGAGACGAGCTGCCGCTCAACTTCAACTTCCCGCTCTCCGAGGCACTGCTCGAGGCGGCCCGGAGCGGCAACGGCAACGGCATCGCCCTGAAGCTGTCGGAGATGAGCGGCCGCTACCCCGCGGGCGTGGCGGACGCGCCCTTCCTCACCAACCACGACAACATCCGCGTGGCCACGCAGCTCGCTGGCCAGCCCGGGCCCCTGGTGACCGCGGCGTCCGTGATGCTCACGCTGCCCGGCTCGCCCTTCCTCTATTACGGCGAGGAGCTGGGCCTGGCCAATGGCCCCACCACCAAGGACGAGGACAAGCGCACCCCCATGTCCTGGGACTCGAGCGCCGCAGGCGGCTTCACCACCGGCTCGCCCTGGTTCGCGCTCTCCCCGGGCCACGAGCGTACCAACGTGGCCACGCAGACGAATGAACCGGGCTCACTGCTCTCGCGCTACCGCGCGCTCATCCGGGCCCGCCACGCCTCGCCGGCCCTGGAGCGCGGCGGCCTCCTCCTGCTCACCTCCACCCGGGGCCGCACGCCCACGCTCGCCTTCCTGCGCACGCTCGGCGGCGAGCGCGTGCTCGTGGTGCACAACCTCGGTGACTCCTCGGAGACCACGGGGCCGTTCGAGCTGGAGGCGGAGTCCCTCGAGCCCCTCTTCACGGACGCCGCCGTGGGCTCACCCGCGCGGAGCGGCACCGCCTGGAGCCTCACCCTGCCCGGCCGCGCCACCGGCATCTGGCGCCTGCGGTAG
- a CDS encoding dipeptide epimerase — MNPTVITELRFEPLNLPLTEPFAIATGAPERADNVLVRLTLADGTVGLGEAAPFTAVSGETQASTLEAMASVRDALVGRDASAWRPIGAWLGEALPRAPSARCGIELALLDALGRHHRMPLATLFGGAGSTLDIDMTVTAGDEAHAASSARAIVARGIRTLKVKVGALSPEEDVRRMVIIRREAPGTRLFADANGGYTVAGARAFLSGLEAAGVPLALFEQPVPREDWEGLAELTRSSRVPICADESARTVADVVRLGREGGAHGVNLKLMKSGVVESLAMWNVARAFGMELMMGGMLESTLAMSSAVHFAAGLGGFDYADLDTHLFIREHSFRGGLRIEGGRVDVGHVQAGHGVELD, encoded by the coding sequence ATGAACCCAACCGTCATCACCGAGCTGCGCTTCGAGCCCCTGAACCTCCCGCTCACCGAGCCCTTCGCCATCGCCACCGGGGCTCCGGAGCGGGCGGACAACGTGTTGGTGCGGCTCACCCTCGCGGACGGCACGGTGGGGCTGGGCGAGGCGGCGCCCTTCACGGCCGTCTCCGGTGAGACGCAGGCGAGCACGCTCGAGGCCATGGCCTCCGTGCGCGACGCCCTCGTGGGCCGGGACGCGAGCGCCTGGCGACCCATCGGCGCGTGGCTCGGGGAGGCGCTGCCCCGGGCTCCGTCGGCGCGCTGTGGAATCGAGCTGGCGTTGCTGGACGCGCTGGGCCGTCACCACCGCATGCCCCTGGCCACCCTGTTCGGAGGCGCGGGCAGCACGCTGGACATCGACATGACGGTGACGGCGGGGGACGAAGCGCACGCGGCCTCGTCGGCCCGGGCCATCGTCGCGCGGGGCATCCGCACCCTCAAGGTGAAGGTGGGCGCGCTGAGTCCGGAAGAGGACGTGCGGCGCATGGTCATCATCCGCCGGGAGGCGCCCGGGACGCGGCTGTTCGCGGACGCCAACGGGGGCTACACGGTGGCGGGCGCGCGCGCCTTCCTGTCCGGCCTGGAGGCGGCGGGTGTTCCGCTGGCGCTCTTCGAGCAGCCCGTGCCGCGCGAGGACTGGGAGGGGCTGGCCGAGCTGACGCGCTCCTCGCGGGTGCCCATCTGCGCGGACGAGTCGGCGCGCACGGTGGCGGACGTGGTGCGCCTGGGCCGCGAGGGCGGCGCGCACGGGGTGAACCTCAAGCTGATGAAGAGCGGGGTGGTGGAGTCGCTGGCCATGTGGAACGTGGCGCGCGCCTTCGGCATGGAGTTGATGATGGGCGGCATGCTGGAGAGCACCCTGGCGATGAGCAGCGCCGTGCACTTCGCCGCGGGCCTGGGCGGTTTCGATTACGCGGACCTGGACACCCACCTCTTCATTCGCGAGCATTCCTTCCGCGGGGGGTTGCGGATCGAGGGGGGACGGGTGGACGTCGGTCACGTCCAGGCCGGCCATGGTGTCGAGCTGGACTGA
- a CDS encoding glucodextranase DOMON-like domain-containing protein: MPLLPVPSRRCLSLLLLVVLASACRGTRGATPLFSLEDPRGDDHGDGELRYPLREDLGPGAMDLLSLRAWPESGGTRFEAIFARPIASPTARTVDGVGTTLVDQARLGFYTFNLDVYVDQDRREGSGSTDTLPGRRLVLAPGSAWEKALLLSPRPLEARDSLRALWREAALAEAQRTEGSLGGPALKALEAEVERRIDTSVFFPTRVNVTGARVSFFVPESFLGGPASASWGYAVAVTGAVLTRRVSMPAFLGGVTAPPEQGVLVLGIGPGVSHERFGGGRVGGAPQSPVVDLVVPEGVRQEDVLGPQAPPWPAVVPDASLPQAPDAGGAAGQGEAPGGAAPRG; the protein is encoded by the coding sequence ATGCCCCTGCTCCCCGTGCCGTCGCGCCGCTGTCTCTCCCTCCTGTTGCTCGTCGTCCTGGCCTCAGCCTGTCGTGGCACGCGCGGGGCCACGCCGCTCTTCTCCCTGGAGGATCCCCGGGGGGATGACCACGGGGACGGCGAGCTGCGCTACCCGCTGCGCGAGGACCTGGGCCCGGGCGCGATGGATCTGCTCTCGCTGCGCGCCTGGCCCGAGAGCGGGGGAACGCGCTTCGAGGCCATCTTCGCCCGCCCCATCGCCTCGCCCACCGCGCGCACCGTGGACGGCGTGGGCACCACCCTGGTGGATCAGGCCCGCCTCGGCTTCTACACCTTCAACCTGGACGTGTACGTGGACCAGGATCGGCGCGAGGGCTCGGGGAGCACGGACACGCTCCCGGGCCGCCGCCTCGTGCTCGCTCCGGGCAGCGCCTGGGAGAAGGCCCTCCTCCTGTCGCCCCGTCCCCTCGAGGCGAGGGACTCATTGCGTGCGCTGTGGCGCGAGGCGGCGCTCGCCGAGGCCCAGCGGACTGAGGGCTCGCTCGGTGGACCCGCGTTGAAGGCCCTGGAGGCGGAGGTCGAGCGGCGCATCGACACGAGCGTCTTCTTCCCCACGCGCGTCAACGTCACCGGCGCGCGGGTGTCCTTCTTCGTGCCGGAGTCCTTCCTGGGAGGTCCGGCGAGCGCGTCCTGGGGCTACGCGGTGGCGGTGACGGGCGCGGTGCTCACCCGGCGCGTGTCGATGCCCGCCTTCCTCGGGGGCGTGACGGCGCCGCCCGAGCAGGGAGTGCTGGTGCTGGGCATCGGCCCGGGCGTGTCCCACGAGCGCTTCGGTGGGGGACGCGTGGGCGGCGCGCCCCAGTCGCCGGTGGTGGACCTGGTGGTGCCCGAGGGCGTGCGGCAGGAGGACGTGCTCGGGCCCCAGGCGCCGCCGTGGCCGGCGGTGGTACCCGATGCGTCGCTACCGCAGGCGCCAGATGCCGGTGGCGCGGCCGGGCAGGGTGAGGCTCCAGGCGGTGCCGCTCCGCGCGGGTGA
- the larC gene encoding nickel pincer cofactor biosynthesis protein LarC translates to MRKVLYLEPVGGIAGDMFLAAGIDLGVSPEALTQALSGLGVPGWKLAVSRAVRHAISGTHLDVVLDEREAHPHRAYSDIRALIEAAPTLPPRAKERALAVFRAIGEAEAKVHGVSLDAIHFHEVGAVDSIVDICGAAVVLELLGDPEVYAAPPPLGSGTIRVAHGNMPIPVPATLELLRELPVRFEGVGELTTPTGAALLKVLTRIAPPPADFRMERIGYGVGTKDFRDRPNVLRATLGRAEGQTQGLWVLEANLDDSTPQLLGYLLEHVLTRGALDAWVVPATMKKARPGHVLSVLVESSAKEVVVDLLLRESTTLGVRSYSVERRALERDWVEVETPWGPVRVKRGLRDGVVLNAHPEFEDCRRVAESAGVPLKQVMAAALAALGSGR, encoded by the coding sequence ATGCGCAAGGTTCTCTATCTGGAGCCCGTGGGCGGCATCGCCGGGGACATGTTCCTCGCGGCGGGCATCGATCTGGGCGTCTCGCCGGAGGCGCTCACCCAGGCGCTCAGTGGACTCGGGGTGCCGGGCTGGAAGCTGGCGGTGAGCCGGGCGGTGCGGCACGCCATCAGCGGCACTCACCTGGACGTGGTGCTGGACGAGCGCGAGGCGCACCCCCACCGGGCCTATTCGGACATCCGCGCGCTCATCGAGGCGGCGCCCACGCTGCCGCCTCGGGCCAAGGAGCGGGCGCTGGCGGTGTTCCGCGCCATCGGCGAGGCGGAGGCGAAGGTGCACGGGGTGTCGCTCGACGCCATCCACTTCCACGAGGTGGGCGCGGTGGACTCCATCGTGGACATCTGCGGGGCCGCGGTGGTGCTGGAGCTGCTGGGCGACCCCGAGGTGTACGCGGCGCCGCCGCCGCTGGGCAGTGGCACCATCCGGGTGGCGCACGGCAACATGCCCATCCCGGTGCCGGCCACGCTGGAGCTGCTCCGGGAACTGCCGGTGCGCTTCGAGGGCGTGGGCGAGCTGACGACGCCCACGGGAGCGGCGCTGCTCAAGGTGCTCACGCGCATCGCCCCGCCGCCCGCGGACTTCCGCATGGAGCGCATCGGCTACGGCGTGGGGACGAAGGACTTCCGCGACCGGCCCAACGTGTTGCGCGCCACCCTGGGCCGGGCCGAGGGCCAGACGCAGGGCCTCTGGGTGCTCGAGGCGAACCTGGACGACAGCACGCCGCAGTTGCTCGGCTACCTGCTGGAGCATGTGCTGACGCGGGGCGCGCTGGACGCCTGGGTGGTGCCCGCGACGATGAAGAAGGCGCGGCCGGGCCATGTGCTGAGCGTGCTGGTGGAGTCGAGCGCGAAGGAGGTCGTGGTGGACCTGTTGCTGCGCGAGTCCACGACGCTCGGGGTTCGCTCCTACTCCGTGGAGCGGCGGGCCTTGGAGCGCGACTGGGTGGAGGTCGAGACGCCCTGGGGTCCGGTGCGGGTGAAGCGCGGCCTGCGCGACGGCGTGGTGCTCAACGCCCACCCCGAGTTCGAGGACTGCCGCCGGGTGGCCGAGTCCGCCGGAGTTCCGCTCAAGCAGGTGATGGCGGCGGCGCTGGCGGCGCTCGGCTCCGGGCGCTGA